A window of Ictidomys tridecemlineatus isolate mIctTri1 chromosome 1, mIctTri1.hap1, whole genome shotgun sequence contains these coding sequences:
- the LOC101958224 gene encoding LOW QUALITY PROTEIN: RNA-binding protein 3 (The sequence of the model RefSeq protein was modified relative to this genomic sequence to represent the inferred CDS: inserted 1 base in 1 codon): MSSEEGKLFVGGLNFNTDEQALEDHFSSFGPISEVVVVKDXETQQSRGLGFITFTNSEHASDAMKAMNEESLDGRQIRVGCAGKSARGTRGGAFGAHGRGSSYSRSGGDQGYGSGRYDSRPGGYGYGYGGSRDYSGSQGGYDRYSGGNYDN; encoded by the exons ATGTCTTCTGAAGAAGGGAAGCTGTTCGTGGGAGGACTCAACTTCAATACTGATGAGCAGGCGCTGGAAGACCACTTCAGCAGCTTTGGGCCTATTTCTGAGGTGGTTGTTGTCAAGG GGGAGACTCAGCAATCCCGGGGTTTGGGCTTCATCACCTTCACCAATTCAGAACATGCCTCAGATGCCATGAAAGCCATGAATGAAGAGTCCCTGGATGGTCGGCAGATCCGGGTGGGCTGTGCAGGCAAGTCTGCCCGGGGCACCAGAGGGGGTGCCTTTGGGGCCCATGGGCGTGGTAGCAGCTACTCTAGAAGTGGTGGGGACCAGGGGTATGGGAGTGGCCGGTATGACAGTCGACCTGGAGGTTATGGATATGGATACGGAGGGTCCCGAGACTATAGTGGCAGCCAGGGTGGCTATGACCGCTACTCAGGAGGAAATTATGACAACTGA